A genomic region of Fodinisporobacter ferrooxydans contains the following coding sequences:
- a CDS encoding TetR/AcrR family transcriptional regulator — protein sequence MPRVDRRILKSQEAIKKALIELMSEKNFDDITIQEISDRANVNRATIYLHYMDKFDLLDKIIEEHMNKLQELCQSASEMTFKEGNYVWFEYFESNYLFFSTMLTTKSATYFRSRFLELVVQEYKVEVDVTKGNNQGLSEDVILQFFGAAVVGSVEWWIKNGMPFPPRVMAEQTGILLDRNLE from the coding sequence ATGCCTAGAGTAGATAGAAGAATACTCAAATCACAAGAAGCAATAAAAAAAGCTCTTATTGAACTGATGTCCGAAAAAAATTTTGATGACATTACAATTCAGGAAATTTCCGACAGGGCAAATGTTAACCGAGCAACCATCTATCTTCATTACATGGATAAATTTGACTTGCTTGATAAAATTATCGAAGAACATATGAACAAACTCCAAGAACTTTGCCAATCGGCATCTGAAATGACTTTTAAAGAAGGAAATTATGTCTGGTTCGAATACTTTGAGAGTAATTATTTATTCTTTTCAACAATGTTAACCACTAAAAGTGCCACTTATTTTCGTAGTCGGTTCCTTGAGTTAGTCGTCCAAGAGTATAAAGTTGAAGTGGATGTAACCAAAGGAAATAATCAAGGATTAAGTGAAGATGTTATTCTTCAATTTTTTGGGGCAGCTGTCGTAGGGTCAGTGGAATGGTGGATCAAGAATGGAATGCCTTTTCCACCTCGTGTCATGGCAGAACAAACAGGGATATTGTTGGATAGGAATCTAGAATAA
- a CDS encoding ABC transporter ATP-binding protein, with the protein MGLLKEEYMNKIDPHIQQSQAHKKIKISLKNIGKQFKIKNKIITAIENIDLDIQTGEFVCIVGPSGCGKTTLLRILAQLEQPSEGTLTMVHDDLNKPLNSMVFQEHAVFPWMTVKKNIAYGLTMRKLPKDQVEAAVEHYLQKTGLKKFANSYPHQLSGGMKQRVSVARAFANDPEILLMDEPFAALDEQNRIILQQELVRIWEETRKTVVFITHSIDEAIFLADRVYVMTSHPGMIARSFSIDLPRPRKIEQVRNSPRFQELFNEIWNILRMEVNKAKQSEML; encoded by the coding sequence GTGGGATTACTGAAAGAAGAGTACATGAATAAAATCGATCCGCATATTCAACAATCCCAGGCACATAAGAAAATCAAAATTTCACTGAAAAATATCGGCAAACAATTCAAAATCAAGAACAAAATCATAACTGCCATTGAGAACATCGATTTGGATATTCAGACAGGGGAATTTGTCTGTATCGTAGGCCCGAGCGGCTGCGGGAAAACAACGTTGCTGCGAATTCTTGCACAGCTGGAGCAACCGTCCGAGGGAACGCTGACAATGGTGCATGATGACCTGAACAAACCGCTGAACTCTATGGTGTTTCAAGAGCATGCGGTGTTTCCCTGGATGACCGTAAAGAAAAACATTGCATATGGGTTGACGATGCGCAAGCTGCCAAAAGATCAAGTCGAAGCTGCGGTCGAGCATTATTTGCAAAAAACGGGCTTGAAAAAGTTTGCCAACTCCTATCCTCACCAGCTGTCTGGGGGAATGAAGCAGCGTGTCAGCGTTGCCAGAGCATTTGCCAATGATCCGGAAATTCTCTTGATGGATGAACCGTTTGCGGCGCTTGATGAACAAAACCGCATCATCCTGCAGCAGGAACTTGTGCGCATCTGGGAAGAAACGCGGAAAACGGTCGTATTTATCACACACAGCATCGATGAAGCGATTTTTTTGGCTGACCGCGTGTATGTGATGACATCACATCCGGGGATGATCGCCCGTTCTTTTTCCATTGATTTGCCCCGTCCCCGCAAAATCGAACAAGTGCGAAACAGTCCACGCTTTCAGGAATTGTTTAATGAAATCTGGAATATTCTCCGAATGGAAGTCAACAAAGCAAAGCAGAGTGAAATGTTGTAA
- a CDS encoding SOS response-associated peptidase translates to MCGRFPFTNPDELAERYHLTDIPADIKPRYNISPGQLVTAIIHEGTNNRVGQLQWGLIPSWAKDEKIAYRTINAKAETLLEKSAFKVPFIRKRYIIPADGFYEWKRVNGDKQPLRILMKDKRIQKHSLLHNRIPLVLKRSNAFAALAPVC, encoded by the coding sequence ATGTGCGGACGATTTCCGTTTACAAATCCTGATGAACTTGCAGAACGCTACCATTTAACAGACATTCCAGCGGATATAAAGCCCAGGTACAACATTTCGCCCGGCCAACTAGTGACAGCAATTATCCACGAAGGAACCAACAATCGCGTCGGCCAATTACAATGGGGATTGATCCCGTCGTGGGCGAAAGATGAGAAAATAGCATACAGGACCATCAATGCAAAAGCCGAAACCTTGCTGGAGAAATCAGCTTTTAAAGTGCCGTTTATTCGGAAACGCTACATCATACCTGCTGACGGGTTTTACGAATGGAAGCGGGTTAATGGTGATAAACAGCCGCTGCGAATTCTTATGAAAGACAAGCGGATTCAGAAGCATTCGCTGTTGCACAATCGAATCCCGTTAGTTTTAAAAAGGTCCAATGCCTTTGCAGCATTAGCCCCCGTTTGTTAA
- a CDS encoding YolD-like family protein, which translates to MRVIEGNIFAGMRMIIPEHREAMQKLEQKEKRLVKPTIDEQKLEEVSRVLAEAMQEQRKVTVQVFKPFGVEEVQMVPTKVDSYMRQLKGIGSGDQAISLALTDIVDAWL; encoded by the coding sequence ATGAGGGTAATAGAAGGCAATATTTTCGCAGGAATGCGAATGATTATACCGGAGCATCGTGAAGCAATGCAGAAGTTGGAACAAAAAGAAAAACGATTGGTAAAGCCGACGATTGACGAGCAAAAACTCGAAGAGGTATCTAGGGTGTTGGCAGAAGCCATGCAAGAACAGCGTAAGGTGACTGTTCAGGTGTTCAAGCCGTTCGGTGTGGAAGAAGTGCAGATGGTTCCAACAAAGGTCGATTCGTATATGCGACAGTTGAAAGGAATCGGTTCAGGGGATCAAGCGATATCCCTAGCGTTAACCGATATAGTGGATGCCTGGTTATAG
- a CDS encoding MFS transporter, whose product MERLWTRAFILMTMGTLFLFTAFYMLYPTLPLFIKQIGGNQSQVGLSMGVFMLASVILRPIIGGLLDRFGSRPFIVMGLIFFAVAMYLYGWIGGIVTLMALRILHGMSWAASTTSILTATTDMIPSNRRGEGLGWFGMSMTLAMAIGPMLGIWVQQNRSFHTLFLFAVGLSVVAMILTFGAKLPTRQKSGVRRKIEFFDRSILPIAVSIFFLFIAYGGITTFVPLFSDTIHVNSGTFFLIYAVTLVLARPFAGKLSDKYGEAFVIVPSLIITVLALAVLLFSSGLFGLIVSAILYGIGFGSAQPALQAATVRLVPVDRTGVANASFTTATDLGIGLGAMILGVVSQYTSYQIVFTVSAVSVAVSLLLFTFFVKRLLKNKKIRKLHIGSLPLEQDNA is encoded by the coding sequence ATGGAACGACTATGGACTAGGGCGTTTATTCTCATGACTATGGGGACACTTTTCCTTTTTACGGCTTTTTATATGCTATATCCAACATTGCCGCTCTTTATCAAACAAATTGGCGGCAACCAATCGCAGGTCGGTCTTTCAATGGGCGTGTTTATGCTCGCTTCCGTTATTCTTCGCCCGATAATCGGTGGATTGCTGGACCGGTTCGGAAGTCGTCCGTTTATCGTTATGGGACTGATTTTCTTCGCCGTAGCAATGTATTTGTACGGATGGATTGGCGGAATCGTTACTCTGATGGCGCTCAGAATCTTGCACGGCATGAGTTGGGCAGCATCCACGACCTCCATTCTAACGGCAACCACGGACATGATTCCGTCCAACCGTCGCGGGGAAGGGCTGGGATGGTTTGGTATGTCCATGACTTTGGCTATGGCAATCGGACCGATGCTCGGAATCTGGGTACAACAGAACCGCTCATTCCACACTTTGTTCCTATTCGCAGTCGGACTCTCTGTAGTAGCAATGATCTTAACGTTTGGAGCAAAGCTACCGACCCGACAAAAGTCAGGTGTAAGAAGAAAAATTGAGTTCTTCGATAGGTCAATCCTTCCCATCGCAGTGTCAATTTTCTTTCTGTTTATCGCTTATGGCGGTATCACTACATTTGTTCCGTTATTTTCTGACACGATTCACGTTAATTCCGGTACATTCTTTTTGATCTATGCTGTTACGCTCGTCTTGGCACGTCCGTTTGCAGGAAAGCTTTCCGACAAATACGGCGAGGCATTTGTTATTGTACCGTCCCTTATAATTACAGTTTTGGCATTGGCCGTGCTGCTCTTCTCCAGTGGTTTGTTCGGCTTGATCGTTTCGGCAATTCTATACGGTATCGGTTTTGGTTCTGCGCAACCTGCTCTCCAGGCGGCAACTGTACGTCTTGTTCCAGTTGATCGTACAGGAGTAGCCAATGCTTCTTTTACTACCGCAACGGATCTCGGCATCGGTCTAGGGGCGATGATTCTAGGAGTGGTTTCCCAATATACGAGCTACCAGATCGTGTTCACGGTCAGCGCCGTATCGGTTGCGGTTTCCTTGTTGTTGTTCACTTTCTTTGTGAAACGTTTGTTGAAAAATAAAAAAATCCGCAAACTGCATATTGGCTCTCTTCCCTTAGAACAAGACAATGCTTAG
- a CDS encoding DNA polymerase IV, protein MNYVYGLVDMQSFYASCEMASRPEYKDRRLEDDRTDPVLIVAGDPERRHGIVLACSQSAKRLGVSNAMRLGEALVHAPDARVVKPRMQFYLDTSLQIQKVLRAMFPLQEQFSIDESFFAFPYPSLLFDNPIDIAQRIRERIWDQFRIRCRIGMGPNKWIAKMTNAIAKKKSDGIEWWKQDEVIAKLHPLSVFEMWGLKRRAEHLYIRFGCQTIGDVANIPVANLRKAFGVWGEVIHRWSHGQDLSRIEPDTYDGELKGCSHRMTLPRDYESREAVATVILELADEVCRRVRSKKQKGRRIGLSITYQGLTGGFHKAKTIQLLTDQTKDIVPILLAILDKHWDLTPVRAVGVSLDILQVSDSIQLSLFDDEVKKHNLSRTVDQIQASFGETSIFRASSLSPHGQIHDRSKKIGGHYL, encoded by the coding sequence ATGAATTACGTGTATGGTCTTGTCGACATGCAATCCTTTTATGCATCGTGTGAAATGGCGAGTCGTCCCGAATATAAGGATCGGCGATTGGAGGATGACAGAACTGACCCCGTTTTGATTGTCGCAGGCGATCCGGAACGCCGCCATGGAATTGTGCTGGCGTGTAGTCAATCCGCGAAACGTTTAGGGGTGTCAAATGCGATGCGCTTAGGAGAAGCACTTGTTCATGCGCCAGACGCCAGAGTGGTGAAACCGAGGATGCAGTTTTATTTGGATACTTCTCTGCAAATTCAAAAAGTGTTGAGAGCCATGTTTCCGCTGCAGGAGCAATTCAGCATCGATGAATCCTTCTTTGCGTTTCCGTATCCCTCGCTTCTGTTTGACAACCCAATTGATATAGCGCAACGTATACGGGAACGAATTTGGGATCAATTTCGTATTCGTTGCCGGATTGGGATGGGGCCGAATAAATGGATTGCCAAGATGACGAATGCCATAGCTAAGAAAAAGTCGGATGGAATCGAGTGGTGGAAACAAGACGAAGTGATTGCGAAATTGCATCCGCTGTCCGTGTTTGAAATGTGGGGGCTAAAGCGGCGGGCTGAACATTTGTACATACGATTTGGCTGTCAGACAATTGGGGACGTAGCCAATATTCCGGTTGCAAATTTGCGGAAAGCTTTCGGCGTATGGGGAGAGGTTATCCATCGATGGAGCCACGGGCAGGATCTAAGCAGAATCGAACCGGATACATATGATGGGGAACTAAAAGGGTGTTCACATCGAATGACGCTCCCCAGAGACTACGAAAGCAGGGAGGCGGTGGCAACTGTGATTTTGGAGCTTGCGGATGAAGTATGCCGGCGTGTGCGATCAAAGAAGCAAAAAGGTCGTCGTATCGGGCTATCCATTACATACCAAGGACTTACGGGTGGGTTTCATAAAGCAAAAACCATACAACTACTAACGGATCAGACAAAGGATATCGTCCCGATTCTTTTGGCGATATTGGATAAACACTGGGACTTAACGCCTGTACGAGCAGTCGGGGTATCGCTTGATATACTTCAAGTTTCGGATTCGATACAGTTATCTCTTTTTGATGACGAAGTAAAAAAACATAATCTGTCGCGCACAGTGGATCAAATTCAAGCATCGTTTGGGGAAACGAGCATATTCCGAGCGTCCAGCCTTTCGCCACACGGCCAAATCCATGATCGCAGCAAGAAAATCGGTGGTCACTACCTATAA
- a CDS encoding NAD(P)-dependent alcohol dehydrogenase, translating into MITANARATFSPKGPFKLTTIERRDLQPHDVLIEIKYAGICHSDIHTARGEWGQVHYPLVPGHEIAGIVTQVGLEVTKFAVGDRVGVGCMVDSCGECDNCRKGEEQYCLNGMTGTYAAVDKYGQYTQGGYSTHIVVTEDFVVRIPDSIELDVAAPLLCAGITTYSPLRHWRAAPGKKVAVVGLGGLGHMAVKLAHAMGAEVTVLSQTLKKKEDGLRLGADHYYATSDPETFKKLAGSFDLIVNTVSAKIDMSAYLSLLALDGTLVNVGAPPEPLSVNVFSLIGQRRSFAGSAIGGIRETQEMLDFCAEHHIGPEIEVISAKQIDEAWERVLASDVRYRFVIDISTMGNE; encoded by the coding sequence ATGATTACTGCTAACGCGCGCGCTACATTCAGTCCAAAAGGTCCGTTCAAGCTCACTACGATAGAGCGCAGGGATCTCCAACCGCATGATGTCCTCATTGAGATTAAGTACGCTGGTATTTGCCACTCTGACATTCATACAGCTCGCGGCGAGTGGGGGCAGGTCCACTATCCCCTCGTTCCAGGGCACGAGATCGCCGGAATTGTCACCCAGGTTGGTTTGGAAGTCACAAAGTTTGCCGTTGGCGACCGAGTCGGGGTAGGCTGCATGGTTGACTCCTGCGGAGAGTGCGATAACTGCCGTAAGGGAGAGGAGCAGTACTGCCTCAACGGAATGACGGGCACCTATGCAGCTGTAGACAAGTACGGGCAATATACGCAGGGCGGTTATTCCACCCACATCGTCGTAACGGAAGACTTTGTGGTCCGAATTCCGGACAGTATTGAGCTTGACGTCGCCGCACCGCTTTTGTGTGCCGGCATCACAACGTACTCGCCACTGCGCCATTGGAGAGCTGCGCCTGGCAAGAAGGTCGCTGTTGTTGGACTTGGCGGGCTTGGACACATGGCTGTGAAGCTCGCTCACGCCATGGGGGCAGAGGTTACTGTTTTATCACAAACATTGAAGAAGAAAGAAGACGGTTTGCGGCTTGGCGCGGACCATTATTATGCCACGAGCGATCCAGAGACGTTTAAGAAACTGGCTGGTTCGTTCGACCTCATCGTAAATACAGTGAGCGCGAAGATCGATATGAGTGCATACCTTTCGTTGCTGGCGCTGGACGGTACACTGGTCAACGTCGGTGCGCCACCGGAGCCGTTGTCAGTTAACGTATTCTCACTTATCGGTCAGCGTCGGTCGTTTGCCGGATCAGCCATCGGTGGAATTCGCGAAACGCAGGAAATGCTTGACTTTTGTGCTGAACATCACATTGGTCCGGAGATCGAGGTTATTTCCGCCAAGCAGATTGATGAAGCCTGGGAGCGCGTACTAGCTTCAGATGTCCGGTATCGATTTGTGATCGACATCAGCACGATGGGGAATGAATAA